From a region of the Halomonas sp. HL-93 genome:
- a CDS encoding DUF3750 domain-containing protein has protein sequence MKKTLALLGRWIAVSILLLGVLLAGPVWMLASDQIVTDGHWSALDRSSADIAPSPEDVSEAVVQVYAARAYNWRGAFGVHIWIATKSQNADHYRLHQVLSWRRPTVVSSTDTPDRSWFGNPPELLADYRGEQAQQMIPQIADAASRFPYADLYRVWPGPNSNSFIAWIAREVPSLKVALPVTAVGKDYLFDGVVAPVPSGTGYQLSLGGVVGLLVALEEGIEVNILGLGVGIDVMRPALKLPGIARLGMPAKVMGNRQ, from the coding sequence ATGAAAAAAACGCTCGCGTTGCTAGGGCGGTGGATAGCGGTGTCAATCTTGCTGCTGGGGGTGCTGTTGGCTGGGCCGGTATGGATGTTGGCCAGTGATCAGATCGTTACAGATGGGCATTGGTCGGCACTTGATCGCTCTTCAGCGGATATTGCTCCGTCGCCAGAGGATGTCTCGGAAGCGGTCGTTCAGGTTTACGCTGCCCGCGCGTATAACTGGCGGGGTGCTTTTGGCGTGCATATCTGGATCGCCACTAAATCGCAAAATGCTGACCACTACCGGTTGCACCAAGTATTGAGCTGGCGTCGACCCACGGTAGTATCGTCGACTGATACACCGGACCGCTCTTGGTTTGGCAACCCGCCGGAATTGCTGGCAGATTATCGCGGTGAGCAAGCCCAGCAGATGATTCCCCAAATTGCCGATGCTGCGTCACGTTTCCCTTATGCCGACCTGTACCGAGTCTGGCCTGGCCCTAACAGCAATAGTTTTATCGCCTGGATTGCGCGTGAAGTGCCAAGCCTTAAGGTGGCGCTGCCCGTTACTGCTGTTGGCAAAGATTACTTGTTTGATGGGGTGGTTGCGCCGGTACCGAGCGGTACGGGTTACCAGCTGTCTTTAGGAGGCGTCGTTGGGTTACTGGTTGCGTTGGAGGAGGGTATAGAGGTGAACATTTTGGGGCTTGGAGTGGGCATTGATGTAATGCGCCCAGCGTTAAAGCTACCTGGTATCGCTCGGTTGGGCATGCCAGCCAAGGTCATGGGAAATCGCCAGTAA
- a CDS encoding YbaN family protein, with translation MRLTQLAWCGLAYLCIGLGVAGIVLPLVPTTPFLLLALWAATKGSPRLAHWLYHHPRYGPYLKAWHEQRAIPKRAKIIALLLLVTSWFTLWASGGSPLLLAGMAVFFCGVATFIVTRPNAQS, from the coding sequence ATGCGACTGACACAGTTAGCTTGGTGCGGGCTAGCCTATCTGTGCATCGGGCTGGGGGTAGCGGGGATTGTCTTACCTCTTGTGCCTACCACACCGTTTCTATTGCTGGCCTTGTGGGCAGCCACCAAGGGTTCGCCTCGTTTAGCCCACTGGTTATACCACCACCCTCGCTACGGCCCTTATCTAAAGGCTTGGCACGAACAGCGGGCAATCCCCAAACGGGCTAAAATCATTGCATTACTTTTACTGGTTACCAGCTGGTTTACCCTTTGGGCAAGCGGTGGAAGCCCCTTATTACTGGCGGGAATGGCCGTTTTCTTTTGTGGCGTTGCCACCTTTATTGTGACGCGACCTAACGCACAAAGCTAA
- a CDS encoding aldo/keto reductase, with the protein MQYSQLGNTGLEVSKLAYGASPLGGVFGDIDESQGIRTVHSALDKGINLIDCSPYYGMTKAEAVLGKALKGIARDRYILSTKAGRYGPEVEDFDMSERRIRKSLDESLDRLGVSEIDLFFLHDIEFVDLDIVLNEALPCLEKLKEEGRIRYYGITGYPIEPFREVIRQFEIDCILTYCRYALHDVSLESLLPELAEKKLGIINASPTGMGLLTQRGAPGWHPASAGLKERARQAVQFCQEQGVDITQVALQFAAGHPDIPTTLVGTANPAYIAQNIEWLNQPLDAELAASLRSILDGPDNVWPSGLAVD; encoded by the coding sequence ATGCAGTATTCACAGTTGGGTAATACCGGCCTTGAAGTGTCGAAGCTGGCCTATGGCGCTTCACCTTTGGGTGGGGTATTTGGGGATATCGACGAATCACAGGGAATACGAACGGTTCATTCCGCCCTGGATAAAGGCATCAACCTGATCGACTGCTCTCCATACTACGGCATGACAAAAGCTGAAGCCGTCCTTGGGAAAGCATTGAAGGGTATTGCTCGCGATCGATACATCTTGTCCACCAAAGCCGGTCGTTATGGGCCTGAGGTGGAAGACTTCGACATGTCCGAAAGACGAATTCGCAAGAGCCTGGATGAGAGTCTGGACCGCCTTGGCGTCAGTGAAATTGATCTCTTTTTTCTACATGATATTGAATTTGTCGACCTTGATATCGTTCTGAACGAAGCGTTACCTTGCCTGGAAAAGCTCAAAGAAGAAGGGCGGATTCGATATTACGGCATCACCGGCTACCCGATTGAGCCATTTCGTGAAGTTATCCGTCAGTTTGAGATTGATTGCATTCTGACCTATTGCCGCTACGCGTTGCACGATGTCAGCCTCGAGTCATTGCTGCCCGAGCTGGCTGAAAAGAAACTGGGTATTATCAATGCTTCACCGACTGGCATGGGCTTGTTGACACAAAGAGGCGCGCCCGGTTGGCACCCAGCAAGCGCAGGACTGAAAGAGCGTGCCAGACAGGCTGTTCAGTTTTGCCAGGAGCAGGGTGTGGATATTACTCAAGTTGCGTTGCAGTTCGCTGCGGGACATCCGGATATTCCTACGACGTTAGTGGGTACCGCCAACCCGGCATATATCGCTCAGAATATTGAATGGCTCAACCAGCCGCTGGACGCAGAGCTTGCTGCGTCATTAAGGTCAATTCTGGATGGCCCCGACAATGTCTGGCCATCCGGCCTGGCGGTTGATTGA
- a CDS encoding amidohydrolase family protein, translated as MRVDAHHHFWRYNPAEYDWISDEMSVIQKDYLPGHLIEELQSTQFDGSVVVQARQTAEETRWLLELAREHRVIKGVVGWIDLLAPDLRDMLDDYKTETKLKGFRHVLEGEPDPDYMLQENFCLGVQTLAEYGYSYDLLVRSDQLPQTASLVRQLPPMRLVVDHIAKPDIKQQEWHEWSEGLSYLASFDHVHCKISGMVTEADWYKWKPTDFEPYLEHVFQVFGPERVMFGSDWPVCQVAGNYQQVYTLVSDFVRRRYPTHEAAIFGSNAVAFYRL; from the coding sequence ATGCGTGTCGACGCTCATCATCATTTTTGGCGTTATAACCCAGCTGAGTACGACTGGATCTCGGATGAGATGTCGGTTATCCAGAAGGACTATTTGCCCGGCCATCTGATCGAAGAACTGCAGTCTACGCAGTTCGATGGTTCTGTTGTGGTTCAGGCCCGTCAAACTGCAGAGGAAACCCGCTGGCTTTTGGAACTGGCCCGAGAGCATCGCGTGATCAAAGGCGTTGTTGGATGGATAGACCTATTGGCTCCGGACCTCAGAGACATGCTGGACGACTATAAAACTGAAACAAAGTTGAAAGGCTTTCGGCATGTCCTGGAAGGGGAGCCAGATCCTGATTACATGTTACAAGAAAACTTCTGCCTCGGCGTGCAAACTCTGGCCGAATATGGCTATAGCTACGACCTTTTGGTTCGGTCAGATCAATTGCCTCAAACTGCCAGCCTGGTTCGCCAGCTCCCACCCATGCGGCTGGTAGTGGACCACATTGCAAAGCCAGACATCAAGCAACAGGAATGGCATGAGTGGTCTGAAGGACTGTCGTACCTGGCGTCATTTGACCATGTACATTGCAAGATTTCCGGCATGGTAACGGAAGCTGATTGGTACAAATGGAAGCCCACTGATTTTGAACCTTATCTGGAACATGTTTTTCAGGTTTTTGGACCGGAAAGAGTGATGTTCGGTTCGGACTGGCCAGTATGCCAGGTGGCAGGTAACTATCAGCAGGTTTACACATTGGTTTCGGATTTTGTAAGGCGTCGGTACCCCACACATGAAGCAGCGATATTCGGCTCTAACGCCGTAGCTTTTTATCGTTTATAG
- a CDS encoding L-rhamnose mutarotase, with translation MILFPGSAVFHCREVFMKTYVQLLDLRDDPSLIAEYKRLHQSVWPEVIRSLRETGVIDMTIYCYGNRLVMVLKTEDHYQIDEAFQQYLNYDPACAAWEEKMDLYQMGLPGTPAGQKWVPMESCFDLSDYA, from the coding sequence ATGATTTTATTCCCTGGAAGCGCGGTGTTTCATTGTAGAGAGGTGTTCATGAAGACATACGTTCAATTATTGGATTTGAGGGACGATCCAAGTCTGATTGCAGAATACAAGCGTCTCCATCAATCGGTTTGGCCTGAAGTGATTCGATCACTCAGGGAAACGGGCGTCATTGACATGACCATATACTGTTATGGCAATCGCCTTGTCATGGTGCTCAAGACTGAGGACCACTATCAAATAGACGAAGCGTTTCAGCAGTACCTGAATTATGACCCCGCTTGCGCTGCGTGGGAGGAGAAAATGGACCTTTACCAAATGGGCCTGCCCGGAACGCCGGCGGGGCAAAAATGGGTACCCATGGAATCCTGTTTCGACCTATCCGACTATGCGTGA
- a CDS encoding UxaA family hydrolase translates to MKDIIDFDAGPIITGERGLPELAEELFSLCVDTGSGAYVSKAQCLGQDDFIPWKRGVSL, encoded by the coding sequence ATGAAGGACATCATCGATTTTGATGCCGGCCCCATCATCACCGGTGAGCGTGGGCTTCCAGAGTTGGCGGAAGAGCTCTTTAGTCTATGTGTGGATACTGGCTCAGGAGCTTATGTAAGCAAAGCACAATGTCTCGGTCAGGATGATTTTATTCCCTGGAAGCGCGGTGTTTCATTGTAG
- a CDS encoding UxaA family hydrolase yields MRERFKQLMQSYVRHAAAVGASFDMNPSPGNIRDGLITDAMKSAGAARKGGTSPVVDVLDYPQVARTSGLNLLCTPGNDVESTTALAAAGANVILFSTGMGAPTGNPIVPVLKVSSNSKVPCG; encoded by the coding sequence TTGCGCGAGCGCTTCAAGCAGTTAATGCAGTCCTACGTGCGTCACGCGGCTGCAGTCGGTGCCAGTTTTGACATGAATCCATCACCTGGAAACATCCGGGACGGGTTGATAACGGATGCAATGAAATCAGCCGGCGCGGCAAGAAAAGGGGGTACTTCTCCAGTGGTTGATGTTCTGGATTACCCGCAGGTAGCCAGAACATCAGGTTTGAATCTGCTGTGTACGCCTGGCAACGATGTCGAATCAACGACGGCGCTTGCTGCGGCTGGTGCCAATGTGATTCTGTTCTCGACCGGCATGGGTGCACCGACCGGAAATCCAATTGTTCCTGTATTAAAGGTTTCAAGCAATAGCAAGGTGCCATGCGGATGA
- a CDS encoding zinc-binding alcohol dehydrogenase family protein yields the protein MMKQVTCKNPGEMVFDETAEKPSPGASEVLVAIKRVGLCGTDIHAYAGNQPYFQYPRVLGHELAGVVESVGSEVTTIKPGAPVYVIPYIECGNCTACRQGRTNCCKNMSVLGVHKDGGMCEYLPVPESHVISAEGLDLDQLALVECMAIGAHAVRRADVQPGSTALVVGAGPIGMGIVQFAKARGARVIVVDSNPDRLKFCQENLGAAAVISADEDVASELDTLTNGDFPNVVFDATGNPKAMMAGFNWTAHAGTYVLVSIVKADITFSDPEFHKRELSLLSSRNATREDFEHVVRNLQEGVVLSTEMVTHRCGLDELPEAMPKWIQPTSGMIKAIVEIN from the coding sequence ATGATGAAACAGGTAACCTGTAAAAACCCCGGGGAAATGGTGTTCGACGAAACAGCCGAAAAGCCTTCCCCTGGAGCTTCCGAGGTACTGGTCGCCATTAAGCGCGTTGGTCTGTGTGGGACAGATATACATGCCTACGCAGGCAATCAACCTTACTTTCAATACCCTCGAGTGCTGGGACACGAGCTCGCCGGGGTCGTGGAATCTGTTGGGTCGGAGGTCACTACGATAAAGCCTGGCGCTCCCGTCTATGTCATACCATACATTGAATGTGGAAACTGCACAGCATGCCGACAGGGTCGTACCAACTGCTGCAAGAATATGAGTGTCCTTGGAGTCCACAAGGACGGTGGGATGTGTGAGTACCTTCCTGTTCCCGAGTCCCACGTCATCAGTGCAGAGGGTTTGGATCTCGATCAGTTGGCTCTGGTGGAGTGCATGGCGATTGGCGCTCATGCCGTCCGCCGAGCTGATGTCCAGCCCGGTTCGACCGCGTTGGTAGTCGGTGCCGGTCCTATTGGAATGGGCATCGTTCAATTCGCAAAAGCGCGTGGGGCCCGGGTTATCGTGGTGGATTCGAATCCTGACCGGTTGAAATTCTGTCAAGAAAACCTGGGCGCCGCCGCAGTTATTTCTGCCGATGAGGACGTTGCGTCAGAGCTAGACACGTTAACTAACGGTGATTTTCCGAATGTGGTCTTTGATGCGACGGGAAATCCAAAAGCCATGATGGCCGGATTCAATTGGACGGCTCATGCAGGGACATACGTCCTGGTTAGCATTGTCAAAGCTGATATTACGTTTAGCGACCCTGAATTCCACAAACGAGAGTTGTCACTGCTGAGTAGCCGAAATGCGACTCGTGAAGATTTTGAGCACGTCGTGCGTAATCTGCAGGAGGGTGTCGTCTTATCCACCGAAATGGTAACCCATCGCTGTGGTCTCGATGAGCTTCCAGAAGCGATGCCAAAATGGATCCAACCGACCAGCGGTATGATCAAGGCGATTGTGGAGATCAATTGA
- a CDS encoding GntR family transcriptional regulator gives MARTDERFREAYNALLSICSSMPKNESLPSEAELSKKLGVSRTVIRSALSRLSDVGIIHWDGRDKRVMRELDDSDYIEVPSETISGDELERQFLNWILRFDVPPGTPLNASELCRRFNVPPHALHEFLASLSRFGLVARRQRGGWQLLGFTRDYALELFELRTMIELNAISRLVALPEEHPIWPQLDDLKCEHQELAEQIDKRYNDFSVLDERFHNAIYKVNHNRFIVELQRIIALVFYYHYQWDKSDERERNEAAIQEHLELIEAIQSRDESAALSAARKHLNTSKKTLLLSLKIHNHL, from the coding sequence ATGGCACGTACTGATGAACGCTTTCGCGAAGCGTATAACGCGCTTTTGTCCATCTGTTCTTCCATGCCGAAGAACGAGTCACTTCCATCTGAGGCGGAGCTGTCAAAGAAACTGGGTGTAAGCAGGACGGTGATCCGTTCAGCACTCTCTCGGTTGAGCGATGTTGGAATTATCCATTGGGATGGTCGCGACAAACGCGTGATGCGTGAACTGGACGATAGCGACTATATCGAAGTGCCGTCGGAAACCATCAGCGGTGATGAGCTGGAACGTCAGTTCCTGAATTGGATCCTCCGGTTTGATGTACCCCCTGGTACCCCATTGAATGCTTCTGAATTATGCCGACGCTTCAATGTGCCGCCACACGCCCTGCATGAGTTCTTGGCGTCACTCAGCCGGTTTGGTTTGGTGGCGCGTCGGCAAAGAGGCGGGTGGCAGTTGCTGGGCTTTACACGTGACTATGCGCTGGAGTTGTTCGAACTGCGAACGATGATCGAGTTGAACGCAATCTCGCGCTTGGTGGCCTTGCCAGAGGAGCACCCTATCTGGCCTCAACTGGATGATCTGAAATGTGAGCATCAGGAGTTGGCGGAGCAAATTGACAAACGCTATAACGATTTTTCAGTTCTAGATGAGCGCTTCCATAACGCTATCTATAAAGTGAACCACAACCGCTTTATCGTGGAGTTACAAAGGATCATCGCCTTGGTTTTCTATTATCACTACCAATGGGACAAGAGTGATGAACGTGAACGCAATGAAGCGGCAATCCAAGAGCATCTTGAGCTGATCGAGGCAATTCAGAGTCGCGATGAGTCGGCAGCTCTGAGTGCCGCTCGTAAACACCTGAACACCTCAAAAAAGACATTGCTATTGTCGCTCAAGATCCACAATCACCTGTAG
- a CDS encoding ABC transporter permease: MVEYLAHLRARGASFKLSKGGFHRISAVLTVLILVIVFSMASPAFFTVNNSMTILLQTAVIGMLGIGLTLVIITGGIDLSVGSTLALAGTSAGLLVKSGMPVLPAMLLGVLVGALCGLINGLVITKMRITPFVATLGMMMMARGLALELTGAAPVSRLGESFSVLGNGRLFRIVEQGPNGLPSVVFPGIPYPAILLLIVAVMAAYLLRRRATGKHIYATGSNEEAARLSGVMVDKTKIIAYTLSGALAGLAGMVLMSRLGTAQPNEGIMYELDAIAAAVIGGASLMGGIGNIGGTMIGAFIIGILRNGLNMSGVSAFIQQIIIGFVVILAVYIDQMRNRR, encoded by the coding sequence ATGGTTGAATATCTCGCTCATTTACGAGCGCGAGGGGCATCGTTCAAGCTGTCCAAAGGTGGCTTCCACAGGATTTCAGCGGTGTTAACTGTCCTGATTCTGGTCATCGTTTTCTCAATGGCGAGTCCTGCATTCTTCACGGTTAACAATTCGATGACGATCCTGTTGCAGACTGCCGTGATTGGCATGCTGGGAATAGGCTTGACCCTCGTAATCATCACCGGAGGCATAGACCTTAGCGTCGGTTCCACACTTGCTCTGGCCGGCACCTCTGCAGGCTTGTTGGTGAAATCAGGAATGCCCGTTCTGCCAGCCATGTTGCTCGGCGTGCTTGTAGGGGCACTTTGCGGATTAATCAATGGCCTCGTCATTACCAAAATGCGAATTACACCTTTTGTCGCAACCCTGGGCATGATGATGATGGCACGGGGCCTTGCGCTTGAGTTGACTGGCGCCGCCCCAGTTTCCCGCCTGGGTGAGTCATTCTCGGTTCTAGGTAACGGAAGGCTTTTTCGCATTGTAGAACAAGGCCCGAACGGTTTACCCAGCGTCGTTTTCCCCGGCATACCCTACCCTGCGATCCTGCTATTGATTGTCGCAGTGATGGCGGCCTATTTGCTTCGCCGTCGGGCCACAGGAAAACATATCTACGCGACCGGCTCTAATGAGGAGGCTGCACGCCTCTCGGGTGTAATGGTCGACAAGACCAAAATAATCGCCTACACGCTCTCCGGAGCGCTGGCAGGTTTGGCAGGCATGGTTCTAATGTCCCGGCTGGGAACGGCACAGCCCAACGAGGGAATCATGTATGAATTGGATGCCATCGCCGCTGCTGTCATCGGCGGCGCTTCGCTGATGGGCGGCATTGGCAATATTGGAGGCACGATGATAGGCGCATTTATCATCGGCATCTTGCGCAATGGCCTCAATATGTCCGGCGTTTCAGCCTTCATCCAGCAGATCATCATCGGTTTCGTGGTCATTCTGGCCGTATATATCGACCAGATGCGAAACCGGCGGTGA
- a CDS encoding ABC transporter substrate-binding protein, whose amino-acid sequence MKTSLKVLVTAVTLSLVSMPAFAGEIAVIVKTTNSNYWQNVDRGAAEALADQSEHSYTFNGPASETAISDQVNLVDNAVNRGVSGIVLAPSDPEALAPAVTRAYENGIPVVIIDSELDDSADGSYQAFLSTDNCAAGELVAENMIDEVGTSGKVAVMSYVAGAGSEVGRVGCFTDYLDANSDLEIVGPHYSKSQMGTALNQTTDVLAANDDLVGIFGANEPTAVGMGRALEESGKAGNLVAFGFDGSEDLQDFIRDGTLNAIAVQGSFQMGEQGVQTVIELMNGDSVEESIDTGVVLVTQDNIDDPEAQNVLY is encoded by the coding sequence ATGAAAACGTCTCTGAAAGTCCTAGTCACAGCGGTAACACTGTCTCTCGTATCAATGCCGGCGTTTGCTGGAGAGATTGCCGTTATCGTCAAGACGACCAACTCAAATTACTGGCAGAACGTTGACAGAGGAGCCGCAGAGGCGCTGGCTGACCAATCAGAACACAGCTACACCTTTAATGGCCCTGCATCCGAAACTGCTATCTCCGACCAGGTTAATCTGGTGGATAACGCGGTGAATCGTGGAGTCTCCGGCATTGTTCTAGCCCCGTCCGATCCCGAGGCACTGGCGCCCGCGGTTACGCGCGCGTATGAAAACGGCATTCCTGTCGTAATCATCGATTCGGAATTGGATGACTCAGCCGACGGTAGCTATCAGGCATTTTTGTCCACTGACAACTGCGCCGCAGGTGAATTGGTCGCAGAAAACATGATTGATGAGGTTGGCACAAGCGGCAAGGTGGCCGTCATGTCTTACGTTGCCGGGGCTGGTTCTGAAGTTGGGCGTGTAGGTTGCTTCACCGACTATCTGGACGCAAATTCTGATTTGGAAATTGTCGGCCCTCACTACTCAAAATCGCAGATGGGAACTGCATTAAACCAGACCACGGATGTTCTGGCTGCGAATGACGACCTGGTAGGCATTTTTGGTGCCAATGAGCCTACAGCAGTAGGTATGGGCCGCGCACTGGAAGAGTCTGGCAAAGCCGGAAATCTCGTAGCATTCGGTTTCGACGGCAGCGAAGACCTGCAGGACTTCATCCGGGACGGTACCTTGAACGCCATTGCCGTTCAAGGTTCGTTTCAGATGGGTGAACAGGGCGTGCAAACCGTCATTGAATTAATGAATGGCGATTCGGTCGAGGAATCCATTGATACAGGTGTTGTTTTGGTAACCCAGGATAACATCGACGATCCAGAAGCTCAGAACGTGCTGTACTAA
- a CDS encoding ATP-binding cassette domain-containing protein, which translates to MRMPHQQETPLVEMEHIEKLFGGVQAVNDVSVNLNAGEVVGVLGHNGAGKSCLMRILSGAMSPNEGTIRIKGEKVDIKSPHDARALGIETIYQTLALANHLDTPSNFFLGRELKTLFGNLDDRRMLEESSKVLHRLNPNFKNLQDPVSSLSGGQRQVIAIARAIYFNVKILIMDEPTAALGPSETAMVSDLVKELKSQGIGIFLVCHDIHDVFDLCDRVMVMNRGEKVGLHDIEDVTKDDVLSLIIKGKLPDTWSPKADVALQ; encoded by the coding sequence ATGAGAATGCCCCACCAACAAGAAACACCGCTCGTCGAAATGGAGCATATTGAAAAGCTTTTCGGCGGTGTCCAAGCGGTCAATGACGTATCTGTAAATCTCAATGCTGGAGAGGTTGTTGGAGTATTGGGCCACAATGGTGCAGGCAAGTCCTGCCTCATGCGTATCCTGTCTGGCGCCATGAGCCCTAATGAAGGCACCATTCGTATCAAAGGTGAAAAAGTTGACATCAAGTCACCGCACGATGCCCGTGCTCTCGGCATCGAAACCATATATCAGACTCTGGCATTAGCGAACCACCTGGACACCCCATCCAATTTTTTTCTGGGCCGGGAGCTCAAGACGTTGTTCGGCAATCTTGATGACAGACGTATGCTGGAAGAGTCAAGCAAGGTCCTCCACAGACTCAACCCAAACTTCAAGAACTTGCAGGATCCGGTGTCCAGCCTTTCCGGTGGACAGCGCCAGGTAATTGCGATTGCCCGTGCGATCTACTTCAACGTCAAGATATTGATAATGGATGAGCCGACAGCCGCGTTGGGCCCTTCGGAAACAGCGATGGTTTCGGATCTGGTAAAGGAGCTCAAAAGCCAGGGTATCGGGATATTCCTGGTCTGCCACGACATACACGACGTGTTCGACCTTTGTGACCGTGTCATGGTCATGAACAGGGGAGAAAAAGTGGGACTGCATGACATCGAGGACGTCACGAAGGATGATGTACTAAGCCTGATCATCAAAGGAAAATTGCCCGACACCTGGTCGCCGAAGGCGGATGTTGCGCTGCAGTAG
- a CDS encoding SDR family oxidoreductase yields the protein MVGRIGSAREIAALATYLAADESAYTTGSVHVIDGGWLT from the coding sequence GTGGTGGGTCGCATTGGCAGCGCCAGGGAGATTGCGGCGTTGGCTACCTATTTGGCCGCAGACGAGTCCGCCTACACCACCGGGAGTGTTCATGTGATTGATGGCGGCTGGCTGACATGA
- a CDS encoding fumarylacetoacetate hydrolase family protein, producing the protein MKLLRYGDPGQEKPGLLDTEGNIRDVSAHLPDLAKQYIDPDNLAKLAGIEIDSLPRVDQSVRIGPCVGSIGKFICIGLNYSDHAAETGAELPPEPVVFSKWTSSVCGPNDDVIIPRGSQKTDWEVELGVVIGRGGSYIEEAEALNHVAGYCVINDISEREFQLERSGSWDKGKGCDTFGPLGPWLVTPEEIQNPHDLDLWLEVDGYRYQDGNTRTMVYQIPFLISYLSRFMSLQPGDVISTGTPPGVGLGQKPPAYLQPGQTMRLGISGLGEQQQVTRSADLI; encoded by the coding sequence ATGAAATTACTTCGCTATGGGGATCCAGGCCAAGAAAAGCCCGGGCTGTTAGATACCGAGGGGAACATTCGTGATGTTTCAGCCCACCTGCCCGACCTGGCAAAACAATACATTGACCCAGACAATCTGGCCAAACTGGCTGGCATCGAAATTGACAGCTTACCCAGGGTGGATCAGTCAGTGCGAATCGGCCCCTGCGTCGGATCCATCGGTAAGTTTATCTGCATCGGATTGAACTATTCGGATCATGCCGCTGAAACAGGTGCAGAGTTGCCGCCCGAGCCCGTCGTCTTCAGCAAATGGACCAGCTCAGTATGCGGACCCAATGACGACGTCATCATTCCCAGGGGTTCACAAAAAACGGATTGGGAAGTCGAGTTGGGTGTTGTCATTGGTCGAGGTGGCTCTTACATCGAAGAAGCAGAAGCACTAAACCATGTTGCCGGCTATTGTGTAATCAATGACATTTCCGAACGAGAATTCCAGCTTGAACGCAGCGGCAGTTGGGACAAGGGCAAGGGGTGCGACACCTTTGGCCCGTTGGGCCCGTGGCTTGTTACTCCTGAGGAAATCCAGAACCCTCATGACCTCGATCTTTGGCTGGAAGTGGACGGGTACCGCTACCAGGACGGCAATACACGCACCATGGTTTACCAGATTCCCTTTCTGATCAGCTACCTGAGCCGGTTCATGAGCCTGCAGCCCGGCGACGTCATTTCTACCGGAACACCTCCGGGCGTAGGCCTCGGCCAAAAGCCTCCAGCTTATCTGCAGCCGGGCCAGACAATGCGCCTGGGCATTTCCGGGCTTGGTGAACAGCAACAAGTAACGCGATCTGCGGACCTGATCTAG
- a CDS encoding SDR family NAD(P)-dependent oxidoreductase, translated as MKLIHKTAIVTGAGNGIGRATALSFAKEGAQVVVSDIDYAAAQTTTQKIKDMGSEAIAVKTDVSNLADLQSLIDKTVRHFGQLDILVNNAGVILPKRLDDVSEEDWNRLCDINLKGVVFGCKLALPELRKRKGNIVNMASMTGVSGQQNNPVYSATKGGVIALTRSLAIDCAMEGVRVNAVCPAGVSTPLLEKWLANSENSEKARINQDYSHLLGRTATSEEIASVVAFLASNEASFITGQDIHVEGGATLGYGVGPKAEWHSLLPPR; from the coding sequence ATGAAGTTGATCCATAAAACAGCTATTGTTACAGGTGCCGGCAACGGCATTGGACGGGCAACGGCATTGTCTTTTGCAAAGGAAGGTGCTCAGGTTGTCGTCTCCGATATTGATTACGCCGCAGCGCAAACTACCACACAAAAGATAAAGGACATGGGCAGTGAAGCCATAGCAGTAAAAACTGACGTATCGAATCTGGCGGACCTTCAATCACTCATTGATAAAACTGTCCGCCATTTCGGGCAACTGGATATACTGGTAAACAACGCGGGCGTTATTCTTCCAAAGAGGCTAGACGATGTCTCCGAGGAGGACTGGAACCGGCTCTGCGACATCAACCTGAAAGGCGTCGTGTTCGGTTGCAAGCTTGCTCTGCCCGAGCTTCGCAAAAGGAAAGGAAACATTGTCAACATGGCGTCAATGACCGGTGTGTCCGGACAACAGAATAATCCCGTATACAGTGCCACCAAAGGTGGCGTCATCGCGCTCACACGCTCCCTGGCTATTGATTGCGCGATGGAAGGCGTCAGGGTAAATGCCGTCTGCCCGGCGGGCGTATCTACACCGCTTCTCGAAAAGTGGCTGGCTAATAGCGAGAACTCCGAAAAAGCCCGGATCAATCAGGATTACTCGCACCTTCTCGGCCGAACTGCTACCTCGGAAGAGATTGCATCGGTCGTGGCTTTTCTGGCCAGCAATGAAGCCTCTTTTATCACGGGTCAGGACATTCACGTCGAAGGCGGCGCAACCTTGGGTTATGGAGTCGGGCCAAAGGCTGAGTGGCATTCGCTATTGCCGCCGAGATAA